Proteins encoded in a region of the Zea mays cultivar B73 chromosome 4, Zm-B73-REFERENCE-NAM-5.0, whole genome shotgun sequence genome:
- the LOC100286059 gene encoding Splicing factor U2af large subunit A — protein MSEYDERYQGNGDMPAAEGGYPQAEYAAAAAPAAGGSPPADSKPSGFSDHADGRSSQHQHETQSHDSGSSKSRERDRERDKGKDRERDRDRGREKGRDRDRDKDRERSDRDRDRHHRDHRERSEKREHRDRSDDRDRHRDGRDRHRDDRDSERRRDRDRDGHRRHRSRSPSKSRDRDRRSRSRSRSRSKSKRVSGFDQAPPQHALPIVAAGAIPGQLPGITAPIPGVGVLPNLYNLAAGQFNPLVIQPQAMTQQATRHARRVYVGGLPPTANEQTVAIFFNGVMAAIGGNTAGPGDAVLNVYINHDKKFAFVEMRSVEEASNAMALDGIMFEGAPVKVRRPTDYNPSLAAALGPSQPNPNLNLAAVGLTPGSAGGLEGPDRIFVGGLPYYFTEAQVRELLESFGPLRGFDLVKDRETGNSKGYAFCVYQDLNVTDIACAALNGIKMGDKTLTVRRANQGASQPRPEQESILLQAQQQVQMQKLVYQVGGALPTKVVCLTQVVTADELRDDEEYNDIVEDMREEGRKYGNLVKVVIPRPDPSDAPVAGVGKVFLEYADVEGSTKAKTGMHGRKFGGNQVVAVFYPEDKFAAEQYD, from the exons ATGTCCGAGTACGACGAGCGCTACCAGGGCAACGGCGACATGCCCGCAGCCGAAGGCGGCTATCCGCAGGCCGagtacgccgccgccgccgcgcctgcCGCCGGGGGTTCGCCGCCCGCAGACAGCAAGCCCTCCGGGTTCTCCGACCACGCCGACGGCCGCTCCTCCCAGCACCAG CACGAGACACAATCACATGACAGTGGTTCCTCGAAATCTCGAGAAAGGGACCGAGAACGCGATAAGGGCAAGGATAGGGAGCGTGACAGGGATCGTGGCCGAGAAAAGGGGAGGGACCGAGACAGGGATAAGGATCGTGAAAGAAGTGACAGAGATCGCGATCGCCACCACAGGGACCATCGAGAGCGCAGCGAGAAAAGGGAACACCGTGATCGTTCTGATGATCGTGACCGTCACCGTGATGGTCGTGACCgccaccgtgatgatcgtgattcTGAGAG GAGAAGAGATCGTGACAGAGATGGTCATCGTAGGCATCGCTCCCGCTCCCCTTCTAAGAGTCGTGACCGTGACCGCAGATCTAGATCTCGTTCACGCTCTCGATCAAAGAG CAAGCGCGTGAGTGGTTTTGACCAAGCACCTCCACAACATGCACTTCCTATTGTTGCTGCTGGTGCTATCCCTG GTCAGCTTCCTGGTATCACTGCTCCTATTCCCGGGGTTGGGGTGCTTCCGAACTTGTATAATTTGGCTGCAGGACAG TTCAACCCCCTTGTTATTCAGCCACAAGCCATGACACAACAGGCTACCCGGCATGCTCGGCGTGTCTATGTGGGTGGACTTCCTCCAACAGCTAATGAGCAG ACCGTTGCCATATTCTTCAATGGAGTTATGGCTGCTATTGGAGGAAACACAGCTGGTCCAGGTGATGCTGTTCTTAATGTCTATATAAACCATGACAAGAAATTTGCTTTTGTGGAGATGAGATCTGTGGAGGAAGCAAGCAATGCAATGGCTTTAGATGGCATAATGTTTGAGGGAGCACCAGTGAAGGTTAGAAGACCAACGGACTATAATCCTTCCCTAGCAGCTGCTCTTGGCCCGAGCCAGCCAAATCCAAATCTCAATCTTGCTGCTGTTGGCTTAACACCTGGCTCTGCTGGAGGATTAGAAGGTCCAGACCGGATCTTTGTAGGTGGTCTACCATATTATTTCACTGAGGCTCAAGTGCGGGAGTTGCTCGAGTCCTTCGGACCTCTGCGTGGATTCGATCTTGTGAAGGATAGAGAAACTGGTAACTCGAAGGGATATGCCTTCTGTGTTTACCAGGATCTTAATGTCACCGACATTGCCTGTGCTGCCCTTAATGGCATCAAGATGGGGGACAAGACTCTTACTGTTAGGAGGGCAAACCAAGGAGCTTCTCAGCCTAGGCCAGAGCAAGAGAGCATCCTGCTGCAGGCACAGCAGCAGGTGCAAATGCAG AAACTCGTATACCAAGTCGGAGGTGCCCTGCCGACAAAAGTTGTCTGCCTGACACAGGTAGTGACAGCAGATGAACTGAGAGACGATGAGGAATACAATGACATTGTGGAGGACATGAGGGAAGAAGGACGCAAATATG GTAACTTGGTGAAAGTTGTAATTCCACGACCTGACCCCAGCGATGCTCCAGTTGCTGGTGTTGGAAAG GTGTTTTTGGAATATGCAGATGTCGAGGGCTCGACCAAAGCAAAGACGGGGATGCATGGGCGGAAATTTGGCGGGAACCAGGTGGTGGCCGTGTTCTATCCCGAGGACAAGTTCGCTGCTGAGCAGTATGACTGA